TTGTAATTTCTACGGTAGTGGGTTCTATTATCGCCATTGGGCTTTGGTGGAGCGAATATCTACGAAAGGTGCTTGATCCATATCTTGTTATTCTAAACAGCTTACCCAAAATTGCCCTAGGGCCTGTAATCATTGTTCTTATGGGTTTGGGCACAAAGGCGATAGTAGCAATGGCTGTGCTGATATGTATTATCATTACTATTTCATCAGTTTTAGGCGGAATGATGTCATGTGATCCTGACAAAATTTTGCTTATGAAATCAATGGGAGCAACCAAATTTCAGATTTTATTCAAACTTTTATTGCCCTATTCTGTGCCTAATTTTATTTCAGTATTCAAAATGAATATAGGACTGTCTTGGATAGGCACAATTATGGGCGAATACCTTACAAGCAAGGCAGGTCTGGGATACCTTATTGTTTACGGCGGTCAAGTATTCAAACTTGATTTAGTCATGACATCAGTAGTCCTGCTATGCGCCATGGCTGCTATTATGTATCTTGGGGTTAGCTTTATTGAAAAAAAGATAAATAAAAGTAGATAATATTGGTTCCAATTTGGATGGATTATAAACTTAGAATTAAATGTTTCACCTACCACTATAACAAGCATTTACATTCCAATATGGATGGATTATAAACTTGATATCCCCGACTTTTTCCCGAGTAACGCTGCACATTTACATTCCAATATGGATGGATTATAAACTAATACAACGCCTTTGGCGTTAGTAGATAAAATGCCTTTACATTCCAATATGGATGGATTATAAACTTCGTTGTTTTCAACAGCATTATTTCCGTAACAATACTTTACATTCCAATATGGATGGATTATAAACCTTCC
Above is a window of Clostridia bacterium DNA encoding:
- a CDS encoding ABC transporter permease, which encodes MKKSNITYSLAHKQYLKNIRIKKALILLAQFGLLIGVILLWEILTANYIIDPLFFSSPSRILKTAKKMFVDKEIYMGNIIYTHIGITLYECMLGFVISTVVGSIIAIGLWWSEYLRKVLDPYLVILNSLPKIALGPVIIVLMGLGTKAIVAMAVLICIIITISSVLGGMMSCDPDKILLMKSMGATKFQILFKLLLPYSVPNFISVFKMNIGLSWIGTIMGEYLTSKAGLGYLIVYGGQVFKLDLVMTSVVLLCAMAAIMYLGVSFIEKKINKSR